In Aurantimicrobium minutum, the following proteins share a genomic window:
- the tyrS gene encoding tyrosine--tRNA ligase — translation MSLETQRNDSSFDTLWDELVWRGLIHVSTDADELKKLFQGPPITYYCGFDPTAPSLHLGNLVQLLLLRRIQLAGHKPLGLVGGSTGLVGDPRPTAERTLNTKETVNEWVGYLTSQISKFLSFEGANAARMVNNLDWTAPLSAIDFLRDIGKYYRVGTMLKKDAVSARLNSEAGISYTEFSYQILQGMDFLELYRNYDCVLQTGGSDQWGNLTSGTDLIHRAEGKSVHAIGTPLITNSDGTKFGKSEGNAVWLDASMTSPYAFYQFWLNTDDADVIDRIKVFTFLTRAEIEELAQQVEQEPFKRAAQRRLALEVTTLVHGEEATQAAIAAAAALFGQGDLAELDAQTLEAALRELPHTTTPKNTPVAQLLVDTGLSQSLGAARRSISEGGVYLNNNKIEAEDELLEGHVLPNGMAVLRRGKKTLAGVFAE, via the coding sequence TTGTCACTCGAAACTCAAAGAAATGATTCCAGCTTCGATACCCTCTGGGATGAGCTTGTGTGGCGTGGACTCATTCACGTCTCTACCGATGCAGACGAGCTGAAGAAACTTTTCCAGGGTCCTCCCATTACCTACTACTGCGGTTTTGATCCCACTGCGCCATCACTGCACTTAGGTAACCTGGTGCAACTGTTGCTGCTCCGTCGCATTCAGCTAGCCGGACATAAGCCTCTGGGTCTTGTTGGCGGTTCAACAGGCTTAGTGGGAGATCCACGCCCTACGGCAGAGCGCACACTCAACACCAAAGAAACCGTCAATGAGTGGGTTGGTTATCTCACCTCGCAGATTTCTAAGTTCCTGAGTTTTGAGGGAGCAAATGCTGCTCGCATGGTGAACAACCTCGACTGGACAGCACCACTTTCTGCAATTGATTTCCTGCGTGATATTGGTAAGTACTACCGCGTGGGAACCATGCTCAAGAAGGATGCTGTTTCGGCACGCCTCAATTCTGAAGCAGGCATTAGCTACACCGAATTCAGTTACCAGATCTTGCAAGGAATGGATTTCCTTGAGCTCTACCGAAACTATGACTGTGTTCTGCAGACCGGTGGTAGTGACCAGTGGGGAAACCTCACCAGTGGCACTGACCTGATTCACCGTGCTGAAGGAAAGAGCGTGCACGCTATTGGTACGCCGCTGATTACCAACAGCGATGGAACGAAGTTCGGAAAGAGCGAGGGCAACGCCGTCTGGCTCGATGCGTCAATGACATCGCCCTATGCGTTTTACCAGTTCTGGCTGAACACCGATGATGCGGATGTGATTGACCGCATCAAGGTCTTTACTTTCCTCACCCGCGCAGAAATTGAGGAGCTTGCCCAGCAAGTTGAGCAAGAGCCTTTCAAGCGTGCAGCTCAGCGTCGTCTTGCTCTAGAAGTAACCACCCTCGTTCACGGCGAAGAGGCTACTCAGGCAGCAATTGCTGCTGCTGCAGCTTTGTTCGGGCAAGGTGATTTAGCCGAACTTGATGCGCAAACCCTCGAGGCGGCACTGCGTGAACTTCCACACACCACCACACCAAAGAACACTCCCGTTGCACAGTTATTAGTTGACACAGGTTTGTCGCAGAGCTTGGGCGCTGCTCGTCGCTCCATCTCTGAAGGTGGCGTCTACCTCAATAACAACAAAATCGAGGCAGAGGATGAACTGCTGGAAGGACACGTCCTCCCTAACGGAATGGCAGTATTGCGCCGTGGAAAAAAGACCCTAGCTGGAGTCTTTGCTGAGTAA